The following proteins are co-located in the Streptomyces bottropensis ATCC 25435 genome:
- a CDS encoding SDR family oxidoreductase has translation MSLLTGKTVVVSGVGAGLGQRVAAAVVRDGGNAVLGARTEANLAKAAAEVDPRGAHTAYRATDITDEAQCAALAALARERFGAVHAVVHVAAWDSYFGGLEDADFTTWQAVLDVNLLGTLRMTRACLPGLKAAGGGSVVIIGTQSAVAAPSQVRQAAYAASKGALTSAMYSLARELGPHRIRVNTVLPGWMWGPPVEAYVRFSAHTEGVAEAEVLARLTERMALPELATDGDVADAAVFLASDRARAITGQSLLVNAGELMR, from the coding sequence ATGTCACTGCTCACCGGAAAGACGGTCGTCGTCTCGGGAGTCGGGGCCGGACTGGGCCAGCGGGTCGCCGCGGCGGTCGTCCGGGACGGCGGGAACGCCGTGCTGGGGGCGCGTACGGAGGCGAATCTCGCCAAGGCCGCGGCGGAGGTGGACCCGCGGGGCGCGCACACGGCGTACCGGGCGACCGACATCACCGACGAGGCCCAGTGCGCGGCGCTCGCGGCGCTCGCGCGGGAGCGGTTCGGTGCTGTGCACGCGGTGGTGCACGTGGCGGCCTGGGACAGCTACTTCGGGGGCCTGGAGGACGCCGACTTCACCACCTGGCAGGCGGTCCTCGACGTGAATCTGCTGGGCACCCTGCGGATGACCCGGGCCTGTCTGCCGGGCCTGAAGGCGGCGGGCGGCGGGTCGGTGGTCATCATCGGCACCCAGTCGGCGGTGGCCGCGCCCTCGCAGGTGCGGCAGGCTGCGTACGCGGCGTCCAAGGGGGCGCTGACGAGCGCGATGTACTCGCTGGCGCGGGAGTTGGGGCCGCACCGGATCCGGGTCAACACCGTGCTGCCGGGCTGGATGTGGGGGCCGCCCGTGGAGGCGTACGTGCGGTTCTCGGCGCACACCGAGGGGGTGGCCGAGGCGGAGGTGCTGGCGCGGCTCACGGAGCGGATGGCGCTGCCGGAGCTGGCCACGGACGGGGACGTCGCGGACGCGGCGGTCTTCCTGGCCTCGGACCGCGCGCGGGCGATCACCGGCCAGTCGCTGCTCGTCAACGCCGGGGAACTGATGCGCTGA
- a CDS encoding GOLPH3/VPS74 family protein — protein sequence MGRSRRTIPEELLLLALDPATGTTAQPQSLDLGLAGAQLVELALAGRIAPDGDRIAVVSPRPTGDPTLDCALELLRRRGAPVRAVHWIGGPRLGLRQIYLSHLERCGMVHAVAGQMCGVLPTTRYQASQTEISREIRARLDSAIRTGVPPDPRTAALAALAHAVGLGKHLYPGNEGRSSRSRLRDLIRHDPMGGLVAHAVMDVQNGVAAQPRRSPAPTGRQAAPGARPPAPEPARGVPMQPRRGSMARVVAH from the coding sequence ATGGGCAGGAGCCGCAGAACGATTCCGGAGGAGCTTCTGCTGCTGGCGTTGGACCCGGCCACGGGTACCACCGCACAGCCGCAGTCGCTCGACCTTGGTCTGGCCGGAGCGCAGCTAGTGGAGCTGGCGCTGGCCGGACGGATAGCCCCAGACGGGGATCGTATCGCCGTGGTGTCCCCACGGCCGACTGGAGATCCGACTCTGGACTGCGCGTTGGAGTTGCTGCGAAGGCGTGGCGCTCCCGTACGGGCGGTCCATTGGATCGGCGGGCCCCGTCTCGGGCTCCGCCAGATCTATCTCTCGCATCTGGAGCGGTGCGGCATGGTGCATGCCGTGGCGGGCCAGATGTGCGGAGTGCTGCCGACCACTCGCTACCAGGCGAGTCAGACCGAGATCAGCCGGGAGATCCGAGCCCGGCTGGACTCCGCGATCCGCACCGGCGTCCCGCCGGACCCGCGGACCGCGGCGCTCGCCGCGCTGGCGCACGCGGTCGGCCTCGGCAAGCACCTGTATCCGGGGAACGAGGGACGCTCGTCCCGCTCCCGGCTGCGGGACCTGATCCGGCACGACCCCATGGGTGGCCTGGTGGCCCACGCCGTCATGGACGTGCAGAACGGCGTGGCCGCACAGCCGCGCCGCAGCCCGGCACCGACCGGCCGTCAGGCCGCCCCCGGCGCCAGGCCACCCGCACCGGAACCCGCGCGCGGTGTTCCGATGCAGCCACGCCGCGGCTCGATGGCCCGCGTAGTGGCGCACTGA
- a CDS encoding DUF397 domain-containing protein, whose product MAIQQGAQNSWVKSSYSTGNGACVEVKSPVVSALSVRDSKVTDGPTLAFPADSWSAFVAEAGRGAFDLA is encoded by the coding sequence ATGGCAATTCAGCAAGGCGCCCAGAACTCGTGGGTCAAGTCGTCCTACTCCACGGGCAACGGCGCGTGCGTCGAGGTCAAGTCCCCCGTCGTCTCGGCCCTGTCCGTGCGCGACTCCAAGGTCACCGACGGCCCGACGCTGGCGTTCCCCGCCGACTCGTGGAGCGCGTTCGTGGCCGAGGCCGGCCGGGGAGCCTTCGACCTCGCGTGA
- a CDS encoding helix-turn-helix domain-containing protein: MASNVNPTVRRRRLGQELRRLRELKGMTAEEVAERLLVSQSKISRLENGRRSISQRDVRDLCGVYEVEDQRVVDSLMQMAKDSRQQGWWHAFGDVPYSVYIGLETDAASLRVYDPQVVPGLLQTRPYAEALIAGALPETTPADIDKRVQVRLRRQERISAPESPLRLWTVLDESALRRVVGNRSLMREQLEHLVEQSQLPHVTVQVIPFDMGAHPGLNGQYAILEFPDASDSSVVYIEGVTSDLYLEKPADVQKYSVMYEHLRAQALNVEQSRQLIADIAKDYAQLRPH, from the coding sequence GTGGCGTCCAATGTCAATCCCACCGTCAGGCGACGCCGGTTGGGCCAGGAGCTGCGAAGGCTCCGCGAGCTCAAGGGCATGACCGCCGAGGAGGTCGCCGAGCGGCTGCTGGTCTCCCAGTCGAAGATCAGCCGCCTGGAGAACGGCCGCCGCAGTATCAGCCAGCGTGACGTCCGCGACCTCTGCGGAGTCTACGAGGTCGAGGACCAGCGGGTCGTCGACTCCCTGATGCAGATGGCCAAGGACTCCCGCCAGCAGGGCTGGTGGCACGCCTTCGGCGACGTTCCGTACAGCGTCTACATCGGTCTGGAGACCGACGCGGCCAGCCTGCGCGTGTACGACCCCCAGGTCGTCCCCGGGCTGCTGCAGACCCGGCCGTACGCCGAGGCGCTCATCGCGGGCGCGCTGCCCGAGACGACGCCCGCCGACATCGACAAGCGGGTCCAGGTACGACTGAGGCGACAGGAACGTATCTCCGCGCCGGAGAGCCCCCTGCGACTGTGGACGGTCCTCGACGAGTCCGCGCTGCGCCGGGTCGTCGGCAACCGCTCCCTCATGCGCGAGCAGCTGGAGCATCTGGTCGAGCAGTCCCAACTCCCGCACGTCACCGTCCAGGTGATCCCCTTCGACATGGGCGCGCATCCCGGTCTGAACGGGCAGTACGCGATCCTGGAGTTCCCGGACGCGTCGGATTCCAGCGTGGTCTACATCGAGGGTGTCACCAGCGACCTGTACCTGGAGAAGCCGGCCGACGTCCAGAAGTACAGCGTCATGTACGAGCACCTGCGGGCCCAGGCCCTGAACGTGGAGCAATCCCGCCAGCTCATCGCCGACATCGCGAAGGACTACGCGCAACTCCGTCCCCACTGA